NNNNNNNNNNNNNNNNNNNNNNNNccgggttacaataggtcaattctctttagagaagtcgagaggcatgcctctcgacttctttAAAGAGAatacaataggtcctcagcaccccctAGTTTGTTATAAGAGGCGGTGTAGTAGAGTGGTCCTTCggtcgcaaaaaccgaggtcccggccaatagcaggtgtggcacgataaataaagatccctccctgttcaaaggccgtaagcgctgaacataaggctaaattttgcagcctttcaccggtcttggtgacgtctccatatgattgaaaaattcacgagcgggactttaaacaatatttaatcaatcaaaagTTGTATTGAATATGAACTACAATAATTACACAGATGTAGTGACtatgtattaaaaaaattcaaacgaaGCATCTAAAACACAGTAGAGTGCATTCATTGAAAGGAATTCGATAAACATTACTGTGCTATATACCTGGTAGGAGATAATAAAttgaaacatttaattttgtattgtacaaCATGTCACTGTTCCACTCCTATAGgagatactaaattgaaacatttaattttatattgtacaaCATGTCACTGTTCCACTCCTATAGGAGATAATAAAttgaaacatttaattttatattgtacaaCATGTCACTGTTCTACTCCTATAGgagatactaaattgaaacatttaattttatattgtacaaCATGTCACTGTTCCACTCCTATAGgagatactaaattgaaacatttaattttatattgtacaaCATGTCACTGTTCTACTCCTATAGGAGATAATAAAttgaaacatttaattttatattgtacatgtcacTGTTCCACTCCTAAGGTAAACCATCCTCGCCCATCGGTGTTTGAGTAAATCGATATTAGGAATTTCGAAGTAACTCAGGCGTAGCTCCTAACATAGCTCCCATACCTGGTCTAtataaaacaatcaggtcaTACATAATTCTACATATTACGTCATAAGCTcgtttatatgaataaaatgtgaTTTCATAAACCATTATGTATGCGTAAATCCTCCATGGCTCGAACGCTTGTAGATAAAGAGAGGAAAAGGAGAGGGGGGAAATGGGTGtgaagatcaatctcataactcatataccGGGTATAAAGGAATAAAAACTTGAgggttgggaaaacacggacgcTTAAGGCTTCCCTGCCCCCTCACCATTATGTATTACCAGTTAATCGAATTCATTTACACAAGAAATGCTATGATCAGTACAGTGAAATTGTATGTTTTGGTATCAGATACAGGGGTTTATATGCAGACGGTGGAACACTTACTCTTCCTCAGGGGGAGGTGCACTAGTAGTGATTTCTTGTAAGCCTGTCAGTAATTCCGGAGGAAGGACTAGTAATCCATCCTGTGCCTGGATGGAGTCCGTAGATTGTTGATCTCCATCCGGTGCCTGGCCGGAATCCGTCGATTGTCGATCTGAAACTCTACTGAAAATGATCGACATTTCATGAACACTATTACTTATGTAACATGCATAAGGCAGACCATGCTTGCATTGTTgaaatactagtacatgtataaggaaaTGTTTGGATAATTAATGTATTTGCAATGTGACAAGAATTAAACCTAATAAAAAGGGGAAAAGCGAGAGAAATTTACAGTAGCAATACTTGTATTCGTTATAACTTCGACATCATAAATGAAAAACGATGACGAACAGTGGTCATTCTaacaaatcctataaagaatacgaaaATGAGAATAGAGCAAACTGGTCCCCTGGGaatactagaggtgggaccaggtgtttggtgggagtaagcatcccctgttgacggGTCACATTCGCCGtgaccctatatcttgatcaggtaaacaaagtaatCCGTCGTCAAATGAATGtggaacggtctaacaattgatattCAGCATTCGGCCAAATGACAGgcatatttgcaaataagatacatTTAAAGACCTTAAACGGGTcttttaacatcaacttatttttaaGTACCCGGTAATCAGCCTCAGTTTAAAATTTATTATACGGAAAACgtgctctcgcgtatcgaaaACAGTTGGGAGACATaagcaccatatgcagatgataatagAATATGGGAAGATGGCAAGGGAGAAGCTAatgtcatcccgtttgtcaaagCTGAGTTgctagtttgtcgttaatgtttatgttcaataaaatattcaaatatgaagcagacgCGGAAGACTTTGTAGTGCTTTTATTTCGGTTCACTGGGCACCACAAGAGacattttcttctcacgtaaaaatttttaaatgatgtctgcctcataaaaatacaaaaatgtcAGTTGATAAAGGAGCACAACATGATTATCCTCAAGAAGTTTTCATCAAAGGAGAAATACAAGgtagatataaaaaaagaagaaatacttGGCCTTACGGTGAACATAGCAAAAATGATTCTCCAGGAGATTTTGAGAAATAATTATGCACTGTTAAAAGATTGCTCAATTGATTTCACATTCTAAACCTTATgggaaatatatctttttgacATAAAAGATACTGTGAAATtggttatttacgctgggggttaAGTAGGCGTTTTTCCACGTCCAACATTACACTTACAACATTACACTATATTTACAACCATACCCGTGGGGAAAATTTGCGCGCTTATTACGTGAACGTAATTAATCATAATTACTGCGTTTATCCACGTCCAACCTCAcgcgtgggggggggggggggggatacgcGATAACggaatataatttatatattataaatgtaCGCGTGGGTAAAATCTACGCGCTTGATACATGACGGCGTAAATTTCTCAAAAAAACTTCTAGTGTAGACACTTTACACtattgttatttaaaaattataaataataatataggtcACTGTTGAAaagttatgaaatataaatcttTATATAAGGTGAAGCAATAATTTTTATTACCCTTTCTTGCATATTTCTCTTTCAGGATCGTTAAGTCACAAGATTAGTTGGTATAGCGAAATTAAGGGCATGAGTTCGACTTCGGCCGTGACAAACATCAGTCATTAAAATAGTTTCTTCGCCAAAAGCCCAGCACTAGAAGCGGAATCTCTACTGTTAAGTACCCCAGATCAGCTGGTAAATGTCAACATCTGTGACATATCGTTATTGTGTTTTATCTAAAGAACTGTGTTCACTTTATGTATAAAGTAACCCTGCTTATGTCAACTTTTAGATCCATAAATTTAAAGTAGAGGCACTATGCTTTGCGGACTAAGTCGTTTTTagaggggttttttttttttttttggtgaaaaaaaacacccaactATCTCCAACAACAGACTTAGTCGTATTTTCAACTCCTGTGAGCAATGAAGAATTTCATGAACGAGGAACGGGACATGCAAtgttattttcttcaattttatgatATTAGAAAGACTTAACCAATAATACAGCCCTACAAACCAGACACTCAATGACGTGTATTAAACATCAATAGTTGTATTAATACATACAGGTATGTGAAAATCAGATACATGTGGCAGGATGTGTTCTGAATATGTTTTTTACttattgaccccccccccccttatttaaattgttatttttattctattttaattttatttatctatatttttttcGATTCTACAAAATgacgatgtacatgtatatgtaagacATAATAGTGTAGAAAAAACAGTAACTGGAAATCGTGAtgcacttttaaaatattttcatgcgAAAAAGTGAACGTCAACTTTATATTGTTTGATAATTCGTGATGACAAATAAAGCCCAAATAAATAAGTGATTTCTGTACTATTTATTAATGTTTTCGTTTCCACAGATAGatttgttttctgtatttttcttTAATCATTTATCTCGCTTTCCCTCATCTaaagttttgaatttcttttcccTGCTGCGtcttaaaatataattttaaaacatgatttttgtGGTAACTGAAAGCTATTGCAACACCTGGTGATTAACTTGTTGTCTgtgcgtccgtctgtccattCGTAGATTTGTTACACCCTTACATAACAACACTCTTTAACTATCAtaagaaataatattttgatatcattgGTATCCATATATAATAATCACATTAATACTTCAATTTACATTGTttatgcatatacatatatcttGATTTTTATCCATCCTATAAAATAGTTAGATAATTCCCACACGGAATACGGCCCCTGTTGGCTTCCATACTTTGTGGCAAATTGGCTAAATTTCGCATCGCGCACAGGAGTGCCACGATTCTTTGTGCTGTCCTTACTGCATTCTTTAGGGCGCACCAGAACCTCGCGGTGATCGTACTTTACTTAGTTATAGACGAGCAAGCAGAGCTTCACACAACATTTGTACAGATCTAAATGTAGTACAAATCTGGGACAAAATTAGGACCCCTTCAAATCCTGTGCACCCATAATATTTCCAAGATTAACATGAAATTCTCACAGGGCCCTGTGACTGTATGATGAAATTGTAATTATAACGAGTATCCTGATACACATCGCATCCGACTGTCGCATAGTGTAAATAACCTAGCACCCTTTAAGACGTGGTATGTACTTTTCAGCAAATGATCTTGAATTATGTGGAGAGCTTAGCGTCGCCACAGACACGGTGTCTGCAGGATTTCTCGCCGTATCGTTGTGGCTTGCAAGTATGCAACACTACCTCATAACTTAAAACTAGGCTGCTAGCTTCTATGGctttattggctgctggttagtggctgctagcttcagcctaGTATTTCTAACAAACCTGAAATCCTCAGTTAGCACAAAGTGACTGAGGATGCGAGAAGGGAAATAATTTACAGATACTATATCCGTAATACATACATGCACCTATACATACGTATTGAAAGGAGCAGCGAAAAATGTAATGACAAGTACCTTAGAACTATCAGAAGAGAAATTCATATACTTGATATTTATTGCACTCTAGCCTTATAAATGAATATCCGATTAAGCCTTTATATATTCATAAGGTCGGGTGTTGCTCCTAAAATTGTTGAGATCCTTGTCctgtaatttaaaaacaatttcagtgaATTTTCATTGATTCAGTTCATAATTCCAGTCTAACTTTTCGCGATTGCTAAGGAAAtttcttttagaaaatttaatgCAGTCACGTGATGAGCTCTCAAAACAATGCTTATAGTTCTCTTCAAATGTGCAAGTTAGACACCAGCGGTAATTGGTAGAATGCTTACATGTCCGTTATATAGTTTTGGGCCGTGTCGTCAATATCCTCCCCATCGAGAGAAGTGCCTATATCTAGTAATACCCCTGATAGCTGCTCTGACGTTTTGGAAGTATATGTCGATTGTTGATCTGACTCCGGAGCTCTACTATAACACAACACAATTAAAATTATACTTCTTTTTGTTAGCAATGCCGTCCGGAGTCCTTGAGtggtcaataaaatatcttgtatcTTATAATACGACTCGTTTCGTTCATCCATTTCGGCGACTGTTTGAAATATTGTGTTGTTGAAGGAAAGAAAttcatttgttgtttgtttgtgcaTTGTTTTACGTTCCGTTTGTGACGTTTTCACTCGTGCAGAGAAGTCACCACCTGTAGGTGAAGTTCCACAAAtgttgacctacatgtatgcatgCCGCATACAGCCGCTGCAGTTAGCTTTCTTTATCGTACTAACGCCTACCATGTCATGGGATTCTGTTTAGATCCACGACTTCCATCCCAATGGCGGGCTCTTAGCGAAGAAACAATCATTACCAATGTCAAAAGGAAAAAGTCGTATGACCTTCATGTGAATACAAATTACAAACtacactcctcctaggcaccgctggtatgtccaggggtccgtgtttgcccaactcttttagtttatattccttataggagttatgggattgatcactgttcgttatcttcacctttataggagttatgggattgatcactgttcgttatcttcacctttataggagttatgagattgatcactgttcgttatcttcacctttataggagttatgggattgatcactgttcgttatcttcacctttaccggagttatgggattgatcactgttcgttatcttcgcctttcatgtacaACTCTACATTCATCTGAACCCGATTTTATTGACACATTTCTGGAGAAATTAATGAGTGATACACAGTAGTTCTTAGGTGTACTCTTTAAAAGACTATCTACACTTATTTATGTCTTGTAATCTTCATTGAATTAgaaagtgtttcattttttgtcaTGGCCCTAAGTGCTATGTATAGATCAAACATATgtagcacatacatgtatgatgcaGAAATATCTACCACCTTATGATGTGTCCCAAGTCATTACTAAAACAATTTAGACAATATGAAGTTCATTTGGCAAGAATTTTTGAAGATGTGACATGTAGATGCTCATTCTCAACAGTAAGTTTTATTGTGACCTTGAGAAATGTAACCTTAGTGTCATTCAAGGTCAGTTTCTGGTAAGGCCAAAGTTACAGGAGTacgtaaaatgttgcttttaATAGAATCAATAATAATCCATGTTGTCGGTTTAACTGATGGCTAGTTTTCTAAGGATTCTTAATGGGGCCTCCATTTCTAAAGTCATACTCGCAAGACTTCACTTCAAAAGTCggaaccgccgcggtggccgagagtttagagcgttcgccccacatgcggaaggccggagtTCGAATGACCCGTGCCACAGtacaggtgtggcacgctaaagaaccctcactgctcaatggcggtaagcgccgagtataggcctaaatctgaagcccttcaccggtcttggtgacgtctccatgagtgaaaaattctcgagcgagatgttaagcaagataaaatcaatcaatcaaaagtcGAACGCAATGCAACAGAACGGGCACTATCTACTGTGTATGATAAACATCTTGATTGAAAATAGAACCCAAAACCTACAAGCTGCGAACCAAGTGTCCTAACCGTTAGATTAGTCGACCATTCCTCAACTTAAattaaatcgtactcatacttaAGAGTGAAGGTTATAACACTGTTATAAAATTATTCTCATattcaaatggagtacatgctcaagattttttgaGTATGCTTTGGAGCGTGCTCAAAGTTGAactcaaaacaaaaatgtatgAGTACGGTATAATCTTATAACCTGGCGTTTTGACATTACAGACAGCCGTTTCGtcaataacaagaggcccatgggcgacatcgctcacctgagtcaccttggtccatatcagaagattttccatatctatttgcatgtaaaaccgtagtccctattatggccccaaaccttcccctggaggccatggtttttgcaaacttgaatctacaccatgtcagaaagctttcatgtaaatgtgaacttctttggcccaatgattcttgagaagaagatttttaaagattttccctatatatttgtatgtaaaactttgatcccctattgtggccccatcctaccccaggggggcatgatttaaacaaacctgaatctgcactatatcagaaagctttcatataaatctcagcttttctggcttagtggttctgggaagaagattttaaaagatttttcctatgaatttgtatgtaaaactttgatgccccccttgaggccccatccaatccccggggtccatgattttaacaaacttgaatctgcactatataaaaaaaaaaaaaaaaaaacgaaaaaaaagaagaaaaaaaatataaaaaaattgaccccctattgtggccccatccgacccccgggtgccatgattttaacaatttagaatctgtactatatcaggaagctttcatataaacctcagcttttctggctcagtggttcttgggaagaagatttttaaagatttttcctatatatttgtatgtaaaactttaaccccctattgtggccccatccgacccccgggggccatgattttaacaatttagaatctgcattatataaggcagctttcatataaatctcagcttttctggctcagtggttcttgagaagaagatttttaaagattttccctatatatttgtatgtaaaactttgagcccctattgtggccccatccgacccccggaggccatgcttttaacaatttagaatctgcattatataaggcagctttcatataaatctcagcttttctggctcagtggttcttgagaagaagatttttaaagattttcccgatatatttgtatgtaaaactttgatcccctattgtggccccatccgactcccaggggccatgattttaacaatttagaatctgcattatatcaggaagctttcatataaatctcagcttttctggctcagtggttcttgagaagaagatttttaaagattttccctatatatttgtatgcaaaactttgatcccctattgtggccccatccgacccccgggggccatgattttaacaatttagaatctgcattatataaggcagctttcatataaatctcagcttttctggcccagtggttcttgagaagaatattttttaatgaccctaccctatttttaccttttcttgattatctccccttggaaagtggcctggccctttattttaacaatttagaattccctttacctaaggatgttttgtgccaactttggctcagtggttgttgagaagaagttgaaaatgtgaaaagtttacagacggacagacagacggacggacggacgccggaatacgggtgatcagaaaagctcactgagctttcagctcaggtgagctaaaaatggaacACGGAAATATTTGTATCATGTGCTCAGTTATTCAAAAAACTACTTTGTTAAATACCcatctgattctacgcacaattATTCTGAAGCTGATATGAAAAAAGATGCTACATAGCCTGGTGATCGTTTAATTTAAAGCTGTCACTACACATTTACACCAAGGTACGAGCAGGACTTGCTGGAGACCTGCAGCTCTCTAGGAATATActgggacagaccagagagttacagatccaccccttataaaaaccagagagctacagacccaccccttataaaaaccagagagctacagatccaccccttttaaaaaccagagagctacagatccaccccttataaaaaccagagagctacagatgcaccccttataaaaaccagagagctacagatccaccccttataaaaaccagaaagctacagatccaccccttttaaaaaccagagagctacagatccaccacATATAAAAagcagagagctacagttccaccccttataaaaaccagagagctacagttccaccccttataaaaccagagagctacagatccaccccttataaaaaccagaatgctgcagatccaccccttttaaaaaccagagagctacagatccaccacatataaaaaccagagagctacagatccaccccttttaaaaaccagagagctacagatccaccacatataaaaaccagagagctacagttccaccccttataaaaaccagagagctacagttccaccccttataaaaccagagagctacagatccaccccttataaaaaccagaaaGCTACAGAtacaccccttataaaaaccagaaagctacagatccaccccttataaaaaccagaaaGCTACAGATCCACTCTTTATAAATActttcgatttacggcgcagaaaaaatgcgcacggttgaggccttatatcgttgtattcttgcatTGCCTTCTCAAATTTAATACAagaaattcctaacatattgtCCCACTATaaaccttcaaatatttattaaagtccTATGCGatccgaaaactcacagcttcgtAGATCGGTGGCTTTTAAGGGGttgatctgtagctctctggtccaTCCCAATATTTTCCCCCAGAGAATTACAGATCTGCAGTTAGAGCAAGACTTGAACCTATGACCTCCCAAATATGAAGCGAAGATTCTAACCACTGATCTACCGGGACGGGGATCTCTGATATAGTATAGACAAAATGTGCAGAAAGTCATcgtaaaaatgtgaaaacagtcATAATTTCAGCAATCTGAAACAAATTACAAATCAATACTATGAAATACAATCTCCGTTTAAAACTTTCTATGGATGGACCGTGATTCCATTATACCCCGCACGTTTGTAGGGTATAATAATTATGTGTATTACTATATCGGAacacatgtaaaataataatagattttagaatattttgcCCTTTTGTTCAATCACAATAGAAAGTGTAAGTACATTATTTCACGTAACGGGAAATTTGCATCTGCATGAAAACCTCCATCACGGAAATCCAATCAAGAATTTTGTAAAGGTAAGGATAAGTTGATGAGCAAATCTCATTAATttggattgattgtatattgtttaacgtccctctcgagaatttgtcactcatatggagacgtcactattgccgttgaagagctgcaaaatttaggcctatgcctgGCGCTTACAGCTTTTGAGCAGTGAAGACTCTTTTAaaatcgtgccacacctgctgttacacggaacctcggtttttgcggtcgcCTCCTTCGACAAACaagggggtattgaggacctattctaacccggatttcCACGGGATAACTAAACTTGCTCAAGGTAGAGGTCTCATGACGGGTGCTTACTCCTTCAAGGTATCTAGTCCCTCCTCTGGTATTTCCAATGGCTCATATTTGCCCTCTTTTGAATTTTGTATGTTTGTGGGATTTACAagattgatgactgtttgttatcttcacctttatcgTTAGACAAAATAATATATCCCTGCACTAAAATCTTACTTCACAGATATGCTGCATTTCTTGACAACCACACACATTTCGGAATCTAAagtacaaatggaaattatgtACGAGAAAGAGTTAGATATGTAATCTCTTGAAATGGACAACTATACATACCTGTTTACTAAGTAACACTTACCTAGCACAAGGGCTTTGCTGCTCCTCATGTCAAACCTGCTGAAATTTGAACATGTGGAAGTTACATATCGGATTTATATGTAATCACGCCTGAACTGATTTTAATACAATTTAGGAACAGTTACACTGTGTAAACATTTGATTGACAAGTAATACATATTAATGCTACATTTTTCATTAAGGTGGTGGTGGAAACCAAAAGCGGACTTCTATCGAGTTTTAGAATATATTTCTGAGACGTAC
This genomic window from Ostrea edulis chromosome 4, xbOstEdul1.1, whole genome shotgun sequence contains:
- the LOC125668343 gene encoding uncharacterized protein LOC125668343, which encodes MKVLVSILSCLLLCGSYSPSVSNAQKTMGDVRFDMRSSKALVLDSEMCVVVKKCSISVNRVSDRQSTDSGQAPDGDQQSTDSIQAQDGLLVLPPELLTGLQEITTSAPPPEEEPGMGAMLGATPELLRNS